The genomic DNA CGCGCCACTCATAGGCGATGAAGTTCTTCCAGGTCTCGTTCTCGTCCCAAGCCGGTGCTTGCTCCAGCAGCCGCCAGCTTCCCTCGCGGACTTCATGCTTACGCAGCGTCGGCAGCAGCCGGCCGTAAAAGTCCCGTAATATCGGGTCGGGCGACTCGATGGCGCGCCGCCCGAGATGCACGTTGGCGTGCTTGCGGAGTCCTTCGAATTGCCCTTCGTGGAAGAATCGCAGGCCCGGCACGGTATACGTCAGCACGGCCGCCGCTTGATACGGCTCCGGCTGAAACGCCGTTGCCGCGCGGACCTCGTCGTGGTTTTCCAGAAACCGCGCGCTGCGGTCCTGAAACTCCGGCACGGCCTTCAGATGCTCGCGCACCGAGGTCGCATCGCCGCTCCGAAGACGGTCGTAATACGACTTGTCGTACGTGTAGTCGAACCCTTGCGCTTGCAGCGCGGCTTCGAGATCCCAATACACTTCCGAAAGAAACACGAACGGCGGCACCTTCGCGCGCACCTTCCCGATCGCCTCGGGCCAGAACGGCGTATCGACCGACGAGGTGCCGTCGCGCGGCAGCGAGCGATCGCCCCAGGTTCGCGTAAAGACGTTCGGCAAGATCAGCATCGCCATGTCGCAACGGACGCCGTCGCAGAGTTCGGCGATCTTCAGCAATTCGCCGACCATCGCGGCGCGCAAGCCGGCGTGGCGATGGTTGAGTTGAAACGTATCGGACCAGCCGGAGAAATAGGGATCGCGGCCGTAGGCCAAGATGCGCATGCCGTCGGAGCCTGCGACGCGCAAATAGTTTTGCGGCTCGCGCTTGAGATCGGCCTCGCTCCCTTCGATGTAATACTCGGGATGCTCTTGGATCCAAGCATGATCGAGCGCGGTATGGTTGGGAACGAAATCGAGAATGAGCCGCAGATTTCGTTGCTTCAGCCGCTCTCGCAAGCGGACGAGCGCTTCGTTGCCGCCGAAATCGGCATGCACCACGTAAGCCTTCACGGCGAACGGCGAACCGACGACGTCGCGCTCTTGAAAGTCGGGCAAGTCTTCGCGATATCCGGCGCGCCAATCGGCGTTGGTGCGCGACACGTTGCGGCCGGCTTCACCCGTCTGCCAGATGCCCATCAGCCAGATGAAATCGAATCCGGTGAGAACGAACCCGTCGAGCACGTCGTCGCCGACGTCGTCGAGCGTCGCGGGCTTGCCGAGCTGAGCGCTCAACTCGGCGAGCATGATGCGCGTATTGATCTGATAAAGAGAAGGAAACATGTCGCCGAAGTTGCGAGCGTCCGAGGTGATGAAGATGCGAGTCGCCTATTATAAGCAGACGCCTGCGACGCTGCTTGTCCCTAAACGATGAAAAACCTATGATAGCCCGTTCACCGAACTTGGTGAGATCGCGGCCGATTTTAGCCGATTTTCCCTTGAACACGCGCGGGTTATCCATCATGCACGATCATGCACTCGCCTCGCAAAGCCTGTCGCTCGGAGAATACGAAGCGGGCGTTCAAGCCGCGGCCGATGAATGGCAACGCGAGGACAAGGTCGCGCGGCTGTGGCGCCGCGATGCGTCGATCTTCTCGTCGGCCGATGAAGCGAAGTGGATGGGTTGGCTCGAAATCGTCGACTATCAACTCACCGACGTCGGCCCGCTGCGCGAAGCGGCCACGCACGCAGCAGGAGGCAACAACCAAGCCGGCGGATACCAGCATGTCGTCGTGCTCGGCATGGGAGGTTCAAGCCTCTGCCCGGAGGTGATGGCCCTCACGTTCGGCAAGAAGACCGGCTACCCGGAGCTACTCGTTCTCGATTCGACCGTGCCGGCGCAAATTCATAAGCTCGATAGCCGGCTGATCACGAAGGGTACGCTCTTCACCGTGGCGTCGAAGTCCGGCGGAACGATCGAGCCCAACTCGTTCAAGCAATACTTCTTCGACCGTGCGACGCAAGCGGTCGGCATCGCCGCGGCCGGCCAACACTTCATCGCCGTGACCGATCCAGGCACGAAGATGCAAGCGATCGCCGAAGCAGATCATTTTCACGCCATCTACTACGGGCTGCCGGAAATCGGCGGCCGATTCTCGGCGCTCTCCAACTTCGGCATGATCCCGGCCGCTTGCTCGGGGATCGACGTCGTTTCGTTTCTCGAATGCGCGCACCAGATGGTGAAGGCCTGTGGAGCGAAGGTGCCGCCGAAAACGAATCCCGGCGTGCTGCTCGGCCTCGCTCTCGGCACGCTCGCTCTTGCCGGACGAGACAAGCTCACGGTCGTCGCTTCGCCGGGCATCGACGGGCTCGGGGCATGGCTCGAGCAACTCATCGCCGAAAGCACCGGCAAGCTCGGCAAAGGAATCGTGCCGGTCGACGGTGAGACGGTCGCCGCTCCGAGCGCTTACGGCAACGATCGGGTCTTCGTCTACTCGCGCCTCACTTCCGCACCGGACGAGGCGCAAGATGCCGCCGTCGAAGCGCTGCGTGCCGCCGGTCATCCGGTCATCACGATCGAACTTCCTTCGATCTTGCACCTGGGCCAAGAATTCTTCCGCTGGGAGATCGCAACTTCCGTGGCCGGAGCGGTGCTCGGCATCAACCCGTTCGACCAACCGGATGTCGAAAGCGCGAAGATCGCCGCAAAGTCGCTCATGGCGGCTTATGAAGAAAACGGCAAGCTGCCCGTCGAAACTCCGATCACCGACGACCAGAACCTCAAGCTATTCACCGACTCCGCGAACGCCGCCGCACTCGAACAGAGCGCCGGCGGACTAAGCGATGCCGCCGCGGTGATCAAAGCGCATTTCGCGCGCATCGGCACGGGCGACTACTTCGCGATCAACGCTTATATCGAGATGATCGAACAGTACGATGTCGATCTGCAGGCGATTCGGCATGCCGTGCGCGACAAGAAGCACGTCGCCACCACGATCGGCTACGGCCCGCGCTTCCTCCACTCGACGGGCCAACTGCATAAGGGAGGCCCGAACTCCGGCGTGTTTCTGCAAATCACGAGCGACGACGAAGCCGACTTGCCGATTCCGGGCCAACGCTACAGCTTCGGCGTCCTCAAAGCAGCACAAGCGCAGGGCGATTTCGCGGTCCTCGCCGAACGCCATCGCCGCATCTTGCGCGTGCATCTCGGTGCCGATGTGAAAGCCGGGCTCACGAAATTGCGGGCCCTGATCTTGGCGGCGCTCGCTTAACTCTCGTCGCCTCTTCTTCGCCTGCACGACTCTTTCGCTTTTCTCGACTCATGCCGCAAACCATCTTCGAGCGCGCTCTGGAGTTCGTCACCGACGGCACGGTCGTCGGTCTCGGGTCGGGCCGCGCTTCGCATCGCTTCGTCGAGTTACTTGGCGCGCAGGTGCGCGAGGGGCGCAAGATCGCCGGCGTTCCGACCTCGCAAGCGACGGCCGATCTGGCGAAGAAAGTCGGCATCCCGCTCGTCGAGCTCGAACGCGGGGTCGAACTCGCCCTCACGATCGATGGCGCAGACGAAGTCGATCCGCAACTGAATCTGATCAAAGGCTACGGCCGAGCGCTAGTGCGAGAAAAGATCGTCGCCGCGGCGTCGAAGCAACTGGTGATTCTCGTCGGCCAAGAGAAGCTCGTCTCGGCGATCGGTTCCAGAGGCCGATTGCCGATCGAAGTCGTGCCGTTCGCGGTGCCGCTCGTGCTCGATCGACTGCAAGCCCTCGGCGCGCCGGGCACGGTGGCAACGGTCGACGGCCGGTCGCTCGTGAGCGACAACGGCAACACGATCGTCGACTGCGCGATCGCCGCTTGCAAGCTCGGCGGGTCGAACGATCCCGCCGCTTGGGAACTCGCGTTGCAAGCGATTCCCGGCGTCGTCGGCACCGGCCTTTTCCTGAATGCCGCCGCGGTCGTGCTGGTCGGCGACGACCGTACTTTCGTGCTCGGCGAAGAGCTGCGCCGGCCGAAGTCTCTCGTCTCGAAAGGGACACCATGATCGGCACGCTCCACGTTTACGAAAACGAAGCGGCCGTCTTCCACGCCGCCGCCGAGAAGTTCGTCTCTCTCGCGAACTCGGCTATCGCCGCCGGCGGGCGCTTCACCGTGGCGCTCAGCGGCGGTTCGACCCCCAAGGGATTGTATGAACTCTTGACGCTCGATCCCTATCGCGGCCAAGTCGCGTGGGACAAGGTCGAATGGTTCTTCGGCGACGAGCGCTCGGTCGGGCCGGACGATCCGGAATCGAACTACCGCATGGCGCGCGAAGCGTTTCTGCTGAAGCTCGCTGTCCCTCCGGAACGGACCCACCGCATCGCCGGCGAGAGCGAACAACCGAGCGCCGCCGCGGCGCAGTATGCCGGCGAGCTCGCCCAAACGTTCGGGCTCGCGACCGACGGCCCACCTCCGACGATCGATCTCGTCTTGCTCGGTATGGGGAGCGACGGCCACACGGCCTCGCTGTTTCCTTTCACCGCGGCCTTAAACGAGCGCGCGAAATGGGTCGTGGCGAACGATGTGCCGCAGTTGCATACGCGCCGCTATACGCTGACCGTGCCGGTGTTGAATGCCGCCGCTTGCGTGCTGTTTATGATCACGGGCGTCGGCAAGGCGAAGGTCTTGCAGGAAGTGTTGGAAGGCCCGCGCGAGCCCGAGCGACTGCCCAGCCAACTCATCGCACCCGGCGACGGCCGATTGCTTTGGTATGTCGACCGCGCCGCGGCGAGCCGCCTCGAATCTTAGAACCCGAACTTGCCTAAGCGACTTCTTACGATGAGCGAATCGAAAATCAAAATCGCCCCTTCCGTCCT from Planctomycetia bacterium includes the following:
- the pgl gene encoding 6-phosphogluconolactonase, with product MIGTLHVYENEAAVFHAAAEKFVSLANSAIAAGGRFTVALSGGSTPKGLYELLTLDPYRGQVAWDKVEWFFGDERSVGPDDPESNYRMAREAFLLKLAVPPERTHRIAGESEQPSAAAAQYAGELAQTFGLATDGPPPTIDLVLLGMGSDGHTASLFPFTAALNERAKWVVANDVPQLHTRRYTLTVPVLNAAACVLFMITGVGKAKVLQEVLEGPREPERLPSQLIAPGDGRLLWYVDRAAASRLES
- a CDS encoding alpha-amylase — translated: MFPSLYQINTRIMLAELSAQLGKPATLDDVGDDVLDGFVLTGFDFIWLMGIWQTGEAGRNVSRTNADWRAGYREDLPDFQERDVVGSPFAVKAYVVHADFGGNEALVRLRERLKQRNLRLILDFVPNHTALDHAWIQEHPEYYIEGSEADLKREPQNYLRVAGSDGMRILAYGRDPYFSGWSDTFQLNHRHAGLRAAMVGELLKIAELCDGVRCDMAMLILPNVFTRTWGDRSLPRDGTSSVDTPFWPEAIGKVRAKVPPFVFLSEVYWDLEAALQAQGFDYTYDKSYYDRLRSGDATSVREHLKAVPEFQDRSARFLENHDEVRAATAFQPEPYQAAAVLTYTVPGLRFFHEGQFEGLRKHANVHLGRRAIESPDPILRDFYGRLLPTLRKHEVREGSWRLLEQAPAWDENETWKNFIAYEWRAADGQRTWVVVNYGGTSGQCFVRFADDSLRGTPYLLRDQMSRAWYQRDGNELADKGLYVDLPAWGYYVFDVTAT
- the rpiA gene encoding ribose-5-phosphate isomerase RpiA; the protein is MFERALEFVTDGTVVGLGSGRASHRFVELLGAQVREGRKIAGVPTSQATADLAKKVGIPLVELERGVELALTIDGADEVDPQLNLIKGYGRALVREKIVAAASKQLVILVGQEKLVSAIGSRGRLPIEVVPFAVPLVLDRLQALGAPGTVATVDGRSLVSDNGNTIVDCAIAACKLGGSNDPAAWELALQAIPGVVGTGLFLNAAAVVLVGDDRTFVLGEELRRPKSLVSKGTP
- a CDS encoding bifunctional transaldolase/phosoglucose isomerase; the protein is MHDHALASQSLSLGEYEAGVQAAADEWQREDKVARLWRRDASIFSSADEAKWMGWLEIVDYQLTDVGPLREAATHAAGGNNQAGGYQHVVVLGMGGSSLCPEVMALTFGKKTGYPELLVLDSTVPAQIHKLDSRLITKGTLFTVASKSGGTIEPNSFKQYFFDRATQAVGIAAAGQHFIAVTDPGTKMQAIAEADHFHAIYYGLPEIGGRFSALSNFGMIPAACSGIDVVSFLECAHQMVKACGAKVPPKTNPGVLLGLALGTLALAGRDKLTVVASPGIDGLGAWLEQLIAESTGKLGKGIVPVDGETVAAPSAYGNDRVFVYSRLTSAPDEAQDAAVEALRAAGHPVITIELPSILHLGQEFFRWEIATSVAGAVLGINPFDQPDVESAKIAAKSLMAAYEENGKLPVETPITDDQNLKLFTDSANAAALEQSAGGLSDAAAVIKAHFARIGTGDYFAINAYIEMIEQYDVDLQAIRHAVRDKKHVATTIGYGPRFLHSTGQLHKGGPNSGVFLQITSDDEADLPIPGQRYSFGVLKAAQAQGDFAVLAERHRRILRVHLGADVKAGLTKLRALILAALA